CAGCAGCACCGCCTGGGTCAGGATCGGCGGCATGGCGAGCGGTCGGCCCGCGATCGCGGCGATGCCCGTCGCGATCATCGCGCCGGAGATCAGTCCGCCCGGCAGGTTGAGCAAAAGAAACAGCGCGCCGCCGGCGGCGCCGATCGCGAGCGTCTCGAGCACGTTGAGAATTCTGGCGCGGCTGGGAAACGCAGCCGCCATCGATGCGGGGATCAGGCTCACGCCGCCTTATGGCAAATCCGCGCTCGCGGGACAAATGCGCTCATGCGACTGCAGCAATGCGCTTTCCTCCCTCCCGCGCGGCCACCCTCTGCAAACTTTCTGCACGCGCAGTGCTTGCAAAATGTTGACCGAATCGTGGCCCCGCGATGTTGTCGCACGCTTCGGTTGCGCTAGGATGGGGGCCTCAAGGATTTGCCATGCCCAGGGAGACAAGAATGAGCTTTCAAGTCAAATTATTCTCGGCCGTTGCGGTAACGGCGTTGACGGCGTTCGCGGCGACATCGTCGGCGCAAGCCCTGACCGCGCAGGAATGCAGCGCGAAATACCAGGCCGCCAAGACCGCCGGCACGCTCGACGGCCAGAAGTGGAACGACTTCCGCAAGGCGCAGTGCGGTGCGGACGCCACCGCGGCGCCGGCCGCCGCGCCCGCTACGCCCGCCGCGCCGAAAGAGGCGGCCGCCAAGCCGAAGAAGGACGCCGCGGCTGCCGCAACGCCGGCGGCGCCGGCCGGCCCAGCGGTGTTCCCATCCGCGGTCGATCCGAAATATTCCAAGGAAACCGCCGGGAAGGCGCGGATGCACACCTGCGTCGACCAGTACAACGCCAACAAGGCCGCCAACGCCAATGGCGGCCTGAAATGGATCCAGAAGGGCGGCGGCTATTACAGCGAGTGCACCAAGAAACTGAAGGGCTCGGCGTAGGCGCCTTTTGCCCGGCAGCGCGGCCGGTTCAACCGGCCGCGTTGCAGTTTCCATGCTGCCAGCGTAGGAGTTTGGAGAAATTTCTTCCAGGAATCACGCCGTGCGAGCGAGGTTGCGAGCGTAATGATCTCGGTGATGCAGGGCGTGCTGGGACTGGCGTCGGGAGCGCTGGTCGGATTTTCGCTCGGCCTGGTCGGCGGCGGCGGATCGATCCTCGCGGTGCCGCTGATGGTCTATGTGGTCGGCGTGCCCAATCCCCATGTGGCGATCGGCACCAGCGCCATCGCGGTGGCCGCCAATGCCGCGGTCAATCTGTCGAACCATGCGCGCGGCGGCACCGTCTTGTGGCCGTGCGCGCTGACCTTCGCGGCGGCGGGAATCGTCGGCGCGCTCGCCGGCTCGATCCTCGGCAAGATGATGGATGGCCAGAAGCTGCTGGCGCTGTTCGCGCTGTTGATGCTGGTGATCGCCGCATTGATGCTGAAGACGCGAGCGCGGGTCGGCCTGCCCGGCGTGCAGATGAGCTGGACCAACACGCCGGCCATTGTCGGCCTCGGTCTGGCGACCGGGACGCTGTCCGGCTTTTTCGGCATCGGCGGCG
The genomic region above belongs to Bradyrhizobium sediminis and contains:
- a CDS encoding sulfite exporter TauE/SafE family protein produces the protein MISVMQGVLGLASGALVGFSLGLVGGGGSILAVPLMVYVVGVPNPHVAIGTSAIAVAANAAVNLSNHARGGTVLWPCALTFAAAGIVGALAGSILGKMMDGQKLLALFALLMLVIAALMLKTRARVGLPGVQMSWTNTPAIVGLGLATGTLSGFFGIGGGFLIVPALMLATGMPIMNAISSSLVAVTAFGLTTAASYAWSGLISWGLAGLFIAGGIAGGLIGTRLAQLLAARRGALNLVFAAVIIAVALYMLARSTYFS